A window of the Brassica napus cultivar Da-Ae chromosome A2, Da-Ae, whole genome shotgun sequence genome harbors these coding sequences:
- the LOC106380085 gene encoding mavicyanin-like: MAARIVVALACIVVIIRLSEAAMYKVGDSAGWTTIANVDYKLWASTKTFHIGDTVLFEYNPQFHNVMRVTHAMYRSCNNSNPISTFTTGNDSVTLTNHGHHFFFCGVPGHCQAGQKLDLNVINPTSSRPLSDPPISSDSSSPSSPPSTTTIPAAGVPGPSPSHAASLPNSAVAVVAALVSCLFANFAY, encoded by the exons ATGGCGGCGAGGATAGTGGTGGCTTTGGCATGTATAGTGGTGATCATAAGGCTGAGTGAAGCGGCGATGTACAAAGTCGGCGACTCAGCAGGCTGGACAACCATAGCCAACGTAGATTATAAGCTATGGGCCTCAACCAAAACTTTCCACATTGGTGATACCGTCT TGTTCGAATACAACCCACAATTCCACAACGTAATGAGAGTGACACACGCAATGTACAGAAGCTGCAACAACTCAAACCCAATCTCCACCTTCACCACTGGCAATGACTCAGTCACACTCACCAATCACGGCCACCATTTCTTCTTCTGTGGCGTTCCTGGCCATTGTCAGGCCGGTCAGAAGCTCGACCTCAACGTCATTAACCCCACCTCCTCCAGGCCACTCTCTGATCCACCAATCTCCTCGGATTCGTCCTCCCCCTCTTCTCCTCCGTCCACTACTACGATTCCTGCCGCCGGAGTCCCCGGTCCATCTCCTAGCCACGCTGCTTCTCTCCCGAATTCGGCCGTAGCGGTGGTGGCTGCCCTTGTCTCTTGTCTCTTTGCAAATTTTGCTTATTGA